The proteins below are encoded in one region of Pseudomonas entomophila L48:
- a CDS encoding ABC transporter permease has translation MLDQLSLLSFASGGWGQALLAGALVTVSLALACLPIGLPLGLVVALAARSRKRLPRAWATTFSTVFRGLPELLTLLIIYYGCQIAAQKILAALGYPGEVLINTFLAAMIAFSLVFAAFSSEIWLMAFKTLPKGQLEACSALGLGRRTGFFKVVLPQLARIALPGLSNNWLSLLKDTSLVSTISLIDLMRQTNLAVSVTKEPMFFYGVACLVYLLFSALSGRVFALLERRNNRHLQGARP, from the coding sequence ATGCTCGATCAACTCTCCCTGCTCTCCTTCGCCAGCGGCGGCTGGGGCCAGGCGCTGCTGGCCGGCGCCCTGGTGACCGTGTCGCTGGCCCTGGCCTGCCTGCCCATCGGCCTGCCGCTGGGTCTGGTCGTGGCACTGGCCGCCCGCTCACGCAAGCGCCTGCCACGGGCCTGGGCGACCACCTTCTCCACGGTGTTCCGCGGTCTGCCCGAACTGCTCACGCTGCTGATCATCTACTACGGCTGCCAGATCGCCGCGCAGAAGATCCTCGCCGCCCTGGGCTACCCGGGCGAAGTGCTGATCAACACTTTCCTAGCCGCGATGATCGCCTTCAGCCTGGTGTTCGCGGCGTTCTCCAGCGAAATCTGGCTGATGGCCTTCAAGACCCTGCCCAAGGGTCAGCTGGAAGCCTGCTCGGCCCTCGGCCTGGGCCGGCGTACGGGGTTCTTCAAGGTGGTGCTGCCACAACTGGCGCGCATCGCCCTGCCGGGCCTGTCGAACAACTGGCTGAGCTTGCTGAAAGACACCTCGCTGGTCTCGACCATCTCGCTGATCGACCTGATGCGCCAGACCAACCTGGCGGTCAGCGTGACCAAGGAACCAATGTTCTTCTATGGCGTCGCCTGCCTGGTCTACCTGCTGTTCTCGGCGCTGTCGGGCAGGGTCTTCGCCCTGCTCGAGCGGCGCAACAACCGCCACCTGCAAGGAGCCCGCCCATGA
- the kdgD gene encoding 5-dehydro-4-deoxyglucarate dehydratase: MTPQELQSILSHGLLSFPVTDFDAQGDFNPAGYVKRLEWLAPYGASALFAAGGTGEFFSLAASEYSQVIKTAVDTCATSVPILAGVGGSTRQAIEYAKEAERLGAKGLLLLPHYLTEASQDGVAAHVEAVCKAVNIGVVVYNRNVCRLNADLLERLAERCPNLIGYKDGLGDIELMVSIRRRLGDRFSYLGGLPTAEVYAAAYKALGVPVYSSAVFNFVPKTAMDFYHAIARDDHATVAKLIDDFFLPYLDIRNRKAGYAVSIVKAGARIAGYDAGPVRTPLTDLTAQEYEMLAALMDKMGPQTV, from the coding sequence ATGACCCCACAAGAACTGCAATCCATCCTCTCCCACGGCCTGCTGTCGTTCCCCGTCACCGACTTCGACGCCCAGGGCGACTTCAACCCGGCCGGCTACGTCAAGCGCCTGGAATGGCTCGCCCCCTACGGCGCCAGCGCCCTGTTCGCCGCCGGCGGCACCGGTGAGTTCTTCTCCCTGGCCGCCAGCGAATACAGCCAGGTGATCAAGACCGCGGTCGACACCTGCGCCACTTCGGTGCCGATCCTCGCCGGCGTCGGTGGCTCGACCCGCCAGGCCATCGAATACGCCAAGGAGGCCGAACGCCTGGGCGCCAAGGGCCTGCTGCTGCTGCCCCACTACCTGACCGAAGCCAGCCAGGACGGCGTCGCCGCCCATGTCGAGGCGGTGTGCAAGGCGGTCAACATCGGCGTGGTGGTGTACAACCGCAACGTCTGCCGCCTGAACGCCGACCTGCTGGAACGCCTGGCCGAGCGCTGCCCGAACCTGATCGGCTACAAGGACGGCCTGGGCGACATTGAGCTGATGGTGTCGATTCGCCGCCGCCTGGGTGATCGCTTCAGCTACCTGGGTGGCCTGCCCACCGCCGAGGTGTATGCTGCGGCGTACAAGGCCCTGGGCGTGCCGGTGTACTCCTCGGCGGTGTTCAACTTCGTGCCGAAGACGGCGATGGACTTCTACCACGCCATCGCCCGCGACGATCACGCCACCGTGGCCAAGCTGATCGACGATTTCTTCCTGCCGTACCTGGATATTCGCAACCGCAAGGCCGGTTACGCCGTGAGCATCGTCAAGGCCGGGGCCAGGATCGCCGGCTACGACGCAGGCCCCGTGCGCACGCCGCTGACCGACCTGACCGCGCAGGAGTACGAGATGCTCGCCGCGCTGATGGACAAGATGGGCCCGCAAACCGTGTAA
- a CDS encoding amino acid ABC transporter ATP-binding protein: MSASSSLASLAPLHPAPDPRPELIRIEGLNKHYGAFHVLHDIDLSVREGERIVLCGPSGSGKSTLIRCINRLEIAEQGRIQVGGIDLATTTRQAAQVRSEIGMVFQHFNLFPHMSVLDNCLLAPMSVRGLSRKDAEERARMYLSKVGIESQAHKYPSQLSGGQQQRVAIARALCMKPRIMLFDEPTSALDPEMVAEVLDVLVQLAGTGMTMLCVTHEMGFARQVAERVLFLEGGQIIEDSPPEVFFGQPRTARAQAFLKQILH, translated from the coding sequence ATGTCCGCATCCTCCAGTCTTGCCAGCCTTGCCCCGTTGCACCCGGCACCCGACCCGCGCCCGGAGCTGATCCGCATCGAGGGCCTGAACAAGCACTACGGCGCCTTCCATGTGCTGCACGATATCGACCTGTCGGTGCGCGAGGGCGAGCGCATCGTGCTCTGCGGCCCTTCCGGCTCGGGCAAGTCGACGCTGATCCGCTGTATCAATCGCCTGGAGATAGCCGAGCAAGGCCGCATCCAGGTCGGCGGCATCGACCTCGCCACCACCACGCGCCAGGCCGCCCAGGTACGCAGCGAGATCGGCATGGTGTTCCAGCATTTCAACCTGTTCCCGCACATGAGCGTGCTGGACAACTGCCTGCTGGCGCCGATGAGCGTGCGTGGGCTGTCACGCAAGGACGCCGAGGAGCGGGCGCGGATGTATCTGAGCAAGGTCGGCATCGAGAGCCAGGCGCACAAGTACCCCAGCCAGCTGTCCGGTGGCCAGCAGCAGCGCGTGGCAATTGCCCGGGCGCTGTGCATGAAGCCGCGGATCATGCTGTTCGACGAGCCGACCTCGGCGCTGGACCCGGAGATGGTCGCCGAGGTGCTGGATGTGCTGGTGCAATTGGCAGGCACCGGCATGACCATGCTCTGTGTCACCCATGAAATGGGCTTTGCGCGCCAGGTGGCCGAGCGGGTGCTGTTCCTGGAGGGAGGGCAGATCATCGAGGACAGCCCGCCAGAGGTGTTCTTCGGGCAACCGCGTACGGCGCGGGCGCAGGCGTTTCTCAAGCAGATCCTGCATTAG
- the garD gene encoding galactarate dehydratase produces MQLIEHSESPRYVRLHADDNVVVVVNDGGLGEGARFADGLTLVEGVPQSHKVATVDIRQGEAVRRYGQVIGYALEDLRQGSWVQEDQLRMPAAPELDSLPRCDAVPAALPPLEGFTFEGYRNQDGTVGTRNILGITTTVQCVTGVLDHAVKRIRSELLPKYPNVDDVVALTHSYGCGVAINARDAYIPIRTVRNLARNPNLGGEALVISLGCEKLQAGQVMHDDDPSVDLSEPWLYRLQDASLGFVEMIEQIMALAETRLRKLDQRRREPVPASELILGMQCGGSDAFSGITANPALGYAADLLVRAGATVLFSEVTEVRDAIYMLTSRAETPEVADALVREMDWYDRYLQQGAADRSANTTPGNKKGGLSNIVEKALGSIVKSGSGAIQGVLGPGERVTHKGLVFCATPASDFVCGTLQLAAGMNLHVFTTGRGTPYGLAMAPVVKVCTRSELAQRWPDLIDIDAGRIATGRATIEELGWELFHYYLDVASGRRQTWAEKHRLHNDITLFNPAPIT; encoded by the coding sequence ATGCAGTTGATCGAACATTCCGAGTCGCCCCGCTACGTCCGCCTGCACGCCGACGACAACGTCGTGGTGGTGGTCAACGACGGCGGCCTGGGCGAAGGCGCGCGCTTTGCCGATGGCCTGACCCTGGTCGAGGGCGTGCCGCAGAGCCACAAGGTGGCCACCGTCGACATCCGTCAGGGTGAAGCGGTGCGCCGCTACGGGCAGGTCATCGGTTATGCCCTGGAAGACCTGCGCCAGGGCAGCTGGGTGCAGGAAGACCAACTGCGCATGCCGGCCGCGCCCGAACTGGACAGCCTGCCACGTTGCGACGCCGTGCCTGCGGCGCTGCCGCCATTGGAAGGCTTCACCTTCGAGGGCTACCGCAACCAGGACGGCACCGTCGGCACCCGCAACATCCTCGGCATCACCACCACCGTGCAGTGCGTGACCGGCGTGCTCGATCATGCGGTCAAGCGCATCCGCAGCGAACTGCTGCCCAAGTACCCCAACGTCGACGACGTGGTCGCCCTCACCCACAGCTACGGCTGTGGCGTGGCGATCAACGCCCGCGACGCGTACATCCCGATCCGCACCGTGCGCAACCTGGCGCGCAATCCCAACCTCGGTGGCGAGGCCCTGGTAATAAGCCTGGGCTGCGAAAAACTCCAGGCCGGCCAGGTGATGCACGACGACGACCCGTCGGTGGACCTCAGCGAACCCTGGCTGTATCGCCTGCAGGATGCCTCGCTGGGCTTCGTCGAAATGATCGAGCAGATCATGGCCCTGGCCGAAACCCGTCTGAGAAAGCTCGACCAGCGCCGCCGCGAGCCCGTGCCGGCCAGCGAACTGATCCTCGGCATGCAGTGCGGCGGCAGCGACGCCTTCTCCGGCATCACCGCCAACCCGGCGCTGGGCTATGCCGCCGACCTGCTGGTGCGCGCCGGCGCCACGGTGCTGTTCTCGGAAGTCACCGAAGTGCGCGACGCCATCTACATGCTCACCTCCCGCGCCGAAACCCCGGAAGTGGCCGACGCGCTGGTGCGCGAGATGGACTGGTACGACCGCTACCTGCAGCAGGGCGCGGCCGACCGCAGCGCCAACACCACACCGGGTAACAAGAAAGGCGGGTTGTCGAACATCGTCGAGAAAGCCCTGGGGTCGATCGTCAAGTCCGGCAGCGGCGCCATCCAGGGCGTGCTCGGCCCGGGCGAGCGGGTTACGCACAAGGGCCTGGTGTTCTGCGCCACACCGGCCAGCGACTTCGTCTGCGGCACCTTGCAACTGGCGGCCGGGATGAACCTGCACGTGTTCACCACCGGCCGTGGCACCCCCTACGGCCTGGCCATGGCACCGGTGGTCAAGGTGTGCACCCGCAGCGAACTGGCGCAGCGCTGGCCCGACCTGATCGACATCGACGCCGGGCGCATCGCCACTGGCCGGGCGACCATCGAAGAGCTGGGCTGGGAGCTGTTCCACTACTACCTGGACGTCGCCAGCGGTCGCCGGCAGACCTGGGCCGAAAAGCACCGGTTGCACAACGACATCACCCTGTTCAACCCCGCCCCCATCACCTGA
- a CDS encoding FadR/GntR family transcriptional regulator: MTEQQVQARTRRKPRSLAQELVTVLTERIRSGQLKRGDKLPTESQIMAEEGVSRTVVREAISRLQAAGQVETRHGIGTFVLDAPSTGGFRIDPATIVTLREVLAVLELRIALEIESAGLAAQRRSDEELAGMRAALDELNEGAAHASDAVSADFQFHLRIAQASGNHYFADIINHLGTSIIPRTRLNSARLAHDDQAHYLGRLMHEHEAIYEAIARRDSEGAKMAMRLHLSNSRERLRQAHEEAEARVK, translated from the coding sequence ATGACAGAGCAGCAGGTACAGGCACGGACCCGGCGCAAGCCGCGCAGTCTGGCCCAGGAACTGGTCACGGTGCTGACCGAGCGCATTCGCAGCGGCCAACTCAAGCGCGGCGACAAGCTGCCCACCGAATCGCAGATCATGGCCGAGGAAGGGGTCAGCCGCACCGTGGTGCGCGAGGCCATCTCGCGGTTGCAGGCGGCCGGCCAGGTCGAGACCCGCCACGGCATCGGCACCTTCGTGCTGGACGCCCCGAGCACCGGTGGTTTTCGCATCGACCCGGCAACCATCGTCACCCTGCGCGAGGTGCTGGCGGTGCTGGAGCTGCGTATTGCCCTGGAGATCGAGTCGGCGGGGTTGGCCGCGCAGCGGCGCAGCGACGAGGAACTGGCCGGCATGCGCGCCGCGCTGGACGAGCTCAACGAAGGCGCTGCCCATGCCTCGGACGCGGTCTCGGCGGACTTCCAGTTCCACCTGCGGATCGCCCAGGCCAGTGGTAACCATTACTTCGCCGACATCATCAACCACCTGGGGACCAGCATCATCCCGCGCACCCGGTTGAACTCGGCGCGCCTGGCCCATGATGACCAGGCCCATTACCTGGGGCGGCTGATGCACGAGCACGAGGCCATCTACGAGGCGATTGCCCGGCGTGACAGCGAAGGGGCGAAGATGGCCATGCGCCTGCACTTGAGCAATAGCCGCGAGCGCTTGCGCCAGGCCCATGAAGAGGCCGAGGCGCGCGTGAAGTAG
- a CDS encoding aldehyde dehydrogenase (NADP(+)) yields the protein MPEILGHNFIAGQRSAAGAQRLQSLDATTGEALPCSFAQATEGEVDQAARAAATAFAAFRQLPPARRAEFLEAIAAELDELDDAFVAIVCRETALPTARIQGERGRTSGQMRLFAQVLRRGDYLGARIDLAQPERQPLPRVDIRQMRIGVGPVAVFGASNFPLAFSTAGGDTAAALAAGCPVVFKAHSGHMATADLVACAILRAAERTGMPKGVFNMVFGGGVGEWLVKHPAIQAVGFTGSLKGGDALCRMAAERPQPIPVFAEMSSINPVIVLPGALAKRGNAIARELAGSVCLGAGQFCTNPGMVIGLQSPQFSQLLTDLGQHLAAQPGQTLLNAGGLRSYVGGLEHLQAHAGIRHLAGQAQAGGQAQAQLFQADARLLVNADPLLQEEVFGPATVAVAVQDDQQLRDALLGLRGQLTATLIGEPEDFEAFAWLVPLLEEKVGRILVNGYPTGVEVCDAMVHGGPYPATSDARGTSVGTLAIDRFLRPVCYQNYPQALLPEALRDSNPLGLRRLVNGQWRDGAI from the coding sequence ATGCCCGAGATCCTCGGCCACAATTTCATCGCCGGCCAGCGCAGCGCCGCCGGCGCACAACGCCTGCAGAGCCTGGACGCCACCACCGGCGAGGCCCTGCCCTGCAGCTTCGCCCAGGCCACCGAAGGTGAAGTCGACCAGGCCGCCCGCGCCGCGGCCACTGCTTTCGCCGCGTTCCGCCAGTTGCCACCGGCACGCCGCGCCGAGTTCCTCGAAGCCATCGCCGCCGAGCTGGACGAACTGGACGATGCCTTCGTCGCCATCGTCTGCCGTGAAACCGCCCTGCCGACCGCGCGCATTCAGGGTGAACGTGGCCGCACCAGCGGGCAGATGCGCCTGTTCGCCCAGGTGCTGCGCCGTGGCGACTACCTCGGCGCGCGCATCGACCTGGCCCAGCCCGAACGCCAGCCCCTGCCTCGGGTGGATATCCGCCAGATGCGCATCGGCGTCGGCCCGGTCGCCGTGTTCGGCGCCAGCAACTTCCCGCTGGCCTTCTCCACGGCCGGTGGCGATACCGCCGCCGCCCTGGCCGCCGGTTGCCCGGTGGTGTTCAAGGCCCACAGCGGCCACATGGCCACTGCCGACCTGGTGGCCTGCGCCATCCTGCGCGCCGCGGAACGTACCGGCATGCCCAAGGGCGTGTTCAACATGGTCTTCGGGGGCGGTGTCGGCGAGTGGCTGGTCAAGCACCCGGCCATCCAGGCGGTCGGTTTCACCGGCTCGCTCAAGGGTGGCGACGCCCTGTGCCGCATGGCCGCCGAGCGCCCGCAGCCAATCCCGGTGTTCGCCGAGATGTCCAGCATCAACCCGGTGATCGTCCTGCCCGGCGCCCTGGCCAAGCGTGGCAATGCCATTGCCCGCGAACTGGCCGGCTCCGTGTGCCTGGGGGCTGGGCAGTTCTGCACCAACCCCGGCATGGTCATCGGCCTGCAATCGCCGCAGTTCAGCCAGTTGCTCACAGACCTTGGCCAGCACCTGGCCGCACAACCCGGCCAGACCCTGCTCAACGCGGGCGGTCTGCGCAGCTACGTGGGGGGCCTGGAGCACCTGCAAGCCCATGCTGGCATCCGGCACCTGGCCGGTCAGGCCCAGGCAGGCGGTCAAGCTCAGGCCCAGCTGTTCCAGGCTGATGCACGCCTGCTGGTGAACGCCGACCCGTTGTTGCAGGAAGAAGTCTTCGGCCCGGCCACCGTGGCTGTCGCCGTGCAGGACGACCAGCAATTGCGCGACGCCCTGCTAGGCCTGCGCGGCCAACTGACCGCCACGCTGATTGGCGAGCCGGAGGACTTCGAGGCCTTTGCCTGGCTGGTACCGTTGCTGGAGGAGAAGGTCGGGCGGATCCTGGTCAACGGCTACCCGACCGGGGTGGAAGTGTGTGACGCCATGGTCCATGGCGGGCCGTATCCGGCCACCTCCGATGCCCGTGGCACGTCGGTCGGGACCCTGGCCATCGACCGTTTCCTGCGGCCGGTGTGCTACCAGAACTATCCGCAGGCGTTGTTGCCGGAAGCCTTGCGCGACAGTAATCCGCTGGGGCTGCGGCGCCTGGTGAATGGGCAGTGGCGCGACGGGGCGATCTGA
- a CDS encoding ABC transporter permease: MSLEQLLAYVLDPDLLERYGPRFIDGLLVTAKLVAISFTLGALLGMLLALARLSRSRVLQRLAAGYVYFFRGSPLLAQLFLLYYGLGSLKGFWQDVGLWWFFREAWYCALLAFTLNTAAYQAEIFRASLMAVAPGQYEAARALNLKRSTTFFKVVLPQSLLVAIGPLGNELIMMIKASAIASLVTIYDLMGVTKLAFSRSFDFQIYLWAAVLYLLIVELVRRTLKHLEARLGRHLN; the protein is encoded by the coding sequence ATGAGCCTCGAGCAATTGCTGGCCTATGTGCTCGACCCGGACCTGCTGGAGCGCTATGGCCCGCGTTTCATTGACGGCCTGCTGGTAACCGCCAAGCTGGTGGCGATCTCGTTCACCCTCGGCGCGCTGCTGGGGATGCTGCTGGCCCTGGCGCGGCTGTCGCGCAGCCGTGTGCTGCAACGCCTGGCCGCGGGCTATGTGTACTTTTTCCGTGGCTCACCGCTGCTGGCCCAGTTGTTCCTGCTGTACTACGGCCTGGGCTCGCTGAAAGGTTTCTGGCAGGACGTCGGGCTGTGGTGGTTCTTCCGCGAGGCCTGGTACTGCGCCCTGCTCGCCTTCACCCTCAACACCGCCGCCTACCAGGCCGAGATATTCCGCGCCAGCCTGATGGCGGTCGCACCCGGGCAGTACGAGGCGGCCAGGGCGTTGAACCTCAAGCGCTCCACCACCTTCTTCAAGGTGGTCCTGCCGCAGTCGCTGCTGGTGGCCATCGGGCCGCTGGGCAACGAGCTGATCATGATGATCAAGGCCAGCGCCATCGCCTCGCTGGTGACGATCTACGACCTGATGGGGGTGACCAAGCTGGCCTTCTCGCGCAGCTTCGACTTCCAGATCTACCTGTGGGCGGCGGTGCTCTACCTGCTGATCGTAGAGCTCGTGCGCCGCACCCTGAAACATCTGGAGGCCCGCCTGGGCCGCCACCTGAACTGA
- a CDS encoding MFS transporter yields the protein MQATKKTHVRYLILLMLFLVTTINYADRATIAIAGSSLQKDLGIDAVTLGYIFSAFGWAYVAGQIPGGWLLDRFGSKNVYAFSIFTWSLFTLLQGFVGGLPVAWAVVTLFTLRFLVGFAEAPSFPGNARIVAAWFPTQERGTASAIFNSAQYFATALFAPIMGWIVFTFGWEHVFVVMGALGIVFSMVWLKTIHNPRQHPRISQAELDHIEHNGGLVDMDQKRGNDGPKWGYIKQLLTSRMLLGVYLGQYCINAITYFFLTWFPVYLVQERGMTILKAGFIASLPAVCGFIGGVLGGVISDWLLRRGHSLTFSRKLPIVCGLLLSTTMVFCNYVDAEWMVVGFMTLAFFGKGIGALGWAVVADTSPKQIAGLSGGLFNTFGNIASITTPIVIGYIISATGSFKWALVYVGANALVAVFSYLVIVGPIKRIELEQPPKEQPAPGAELARP from the coding sequence ATGCAAGCGACGAAAAAGACGCATGTGCGCTACCTGATCCTGTTGATGCTGTTCCTGGTGACCACCATCAACTATGCCGACCGCGCCACCATCGCCATCGCCGGCTCCAGCCTGCAGAAAGACCTGGGCATCGACGCGGTCACCCTCGGCTACATCTTCTCCGCCTTCGGCTGGGCCTACGTGGCCGGGCAGATCCCTGGCGGCTGGCTGCTCGACCGCTTCGGTTCGAAAAACGTCTACGCCTTCAGCATCTTCACCTGGTCGCTGTTCACCCTGCTGCAAGGCTTCGTCGGCGGCCTGCCGGTGGCCTGGGCGGTGGTCACCCTGTTCACCCTGCGCTTCCTGGTAGGTTTCGCCGAAGCGCCGTCGTTCCCCGGCAACGCCCGTATCGTCGCGGCCTGGTTCCCGACCCAGGAGCGCGGCACCGCCTCGGCGATCTTCAACTCGGCGCAGTACTTCGCCACGGCGCTGTTCGCGCCGATCATGGGCTGGATCGTGTTCACCTTCGGCTGGGAGCACGTGTTCGTGGTCATGGGGGCATTGGGCATCGTGTTCTCGATGGTCTGGCTCAAGACCATCCACAACCCACGCCAGCACCCACGCATCAGCCAGGCCGAGCTCGACCACATCGAGCACAACGGCGGCCTGGTGGACATGGACCAGAAGCGCGGCAACGACGGCCCGAAATGGGGCTACATCAAGCAGCTGCTGACCAGCCGCATGCTGCTGGGCGTGTACCTGGGCCAGTACTGCATCAACGCCATTACTTACTTCTTCCTGACCTGGTTCCCGGTGTACCTGGTGCAGGAGCGCGGCATGACCATCCTCAAGGCCGGCTTCATCGCTTCGCTGCCGGCGGTGTGCGGCTTCATCGGTGGCGTGCTGGGTGGTGTGATCTCGGACTGGCTGCTGCGCCGTGGCCACTCGCTGACCTTCTCGCGCAAGCTGCCGATCGTCTGCGGCCTGCTGCTGTCGACCACCATGGTGTTCTGCAACTACGTCGACGCCGAGTGGATGGTGGTCGGCTTCATGACCCTGGCGTTCTTCGGCAAGGGCATTGGCGCGCTGGGCTGGGCGGTGGTCGCCGACACCTCGCCCAAGCAGATCGCCGGGCTGTCGGGTGGCTTGTTCAACACCTTCGGCAACATCGCCTCGATCACCACCCCCATCGTCATCGGCTACATCATCAGTGCCACCGGCTCGTTCAAGTGGGCCCTGGTGTATGTGGGCGCCAACGCGCTGGTGGCGGTGTTCAGCTACCTGGTGATCGTCGGCCCGATCAAACGCATCGAGCTCGAACAGCCCCCAAAGGAGCAACCCGCGCCCGGCGCTGAGCTGGCACGCCCGTAA
- a CDS encoding NAD(P)/FAD-dependent oxidoreductase produces MHCQTIVLGAGIVGVSTALHLQARGRQVILVDRDEPGCGTSHGNAGLIERSSVIPYAFPRKFGALLRYGLNRQPDVRYSLTHLPKAAPWLLRYWQQSAPGRLAKAAADMLPLVQRSVEEHDALIDAAGLQDLVQAKGWIEVYRDSALFEQAKRELPGLARYGLRYEILEHDQLQAREQQLDGGVVGGIHWLDPKTVSNPGGLTRGYAGLFVQRGGQFLHGDARTLRQVDGGWQVDTQRGPVRADEVVACLGPQSAELYEALGYDFPLGIKRGYHMHYATRDGAELRHSVCDTQGGYVLAPMARGVRLTTGIEFAASDAAANEIQLRRCEALARKLFPALGERLDDKPWLGRRPCLPDMRPVIGPAPRHKGLWFNFGHAHHGLTLGPVSGRLLAELLTGQHPFTDPAPYSAARFD; encoded by the coding sequence ATGCATTGCCAAACCATCGTTCTGGGCGCCGGCATCGTCGGCGTCAGCACCGCGCTGCATTTGCAGGCGCGTGGCCGCCAGGTGATCCTGGTCGACCGCGACGAGCCCGGCTGCGGCACCAGCCACGGCAACGCCGGCCTGATCGAGCGCTCCAGCGTGATCCCCTACGCCTTCCCACGCAAGTTCGGCGCACTGCTGCGCTACGGCCTGAACCGCCAACCGGACGTGCGCTACAGCCTGACGCACCTGCCCAAGGCCGCCCCCTGGCTGTTGCGCTACTGGCAGCAGTCGGCGCCGGGGCGCCTGGCCAAGGCCGCCGCGGACATGCTGCCGCTGGTGCAGCGCAGTGTCGAGGAACACGACGCGCTGATCGACGCCGCCGGGTTGCAGGACCTCGTGCAAGCCAAGGGCTGGATCGAGGTGTACCGCGACAGCGCGCTGTTCGAACAGGCCAAGCGTGAACTGCCTGGCTTGGCCCGCTATGGGCTGCGCTACGAAATCCTCGAGCATGATCAACTCCAGGCTCGCGAACAGCAGCTCGACGGTGGCGTGGTCGGCGGCATCCACTGGCTGGACCCGAAGACCGTGAGCAACCCTGGCGGCCTCACCCGTGGCTATGCCGGGTTGTTCGTCCAGCGCGGCGGGCAGTTCCTGCACGGCGATGCGCGCACCCTGCGCCAGGTCGACGGCGGCTGGCAGGTGGACACGCAGCGTGGCCCGGTCCGTGCCGACGAGGTGGTGGCCTGCCTCGGGCCGCAGTCGGCTGAGCTCTATGAAGCGCTGGGCTATGACTTCCCCCTGGGGATCAAGCGCGGCTACCACATGCACTACGCCACCCGCGACGGTGCCGAGCTGCGCCACTCGGTGTGCGACACCCAGGGCGGCTATGTGCTGGCGCCCATGGCCCGAGGCGTACGCCTGACCACCGGCATCGAGTTCGCCGCCAGCGACGCGGCCGCCAATGAAATCCAGCTGCGGCGCTGCGAAGCCCTGGCCCGCAAATTGTTCCCGGCCCTGGGCGAGCGCCTGGACGACAAGCCTTGGCTGGGCCGGCGCCCCTGCCTGCCGGACATGCGCCCGGTGATCGGCCCCGCGCCACGGCACAAAGGCCTGTGGTTCAACTTCGGCCACGCCCACCACGGCCTGACCCTGGGCCCGGTCAGCGGCCGCCTGCTGGCGGAACTGCTCACCGGCCAGCATCCCTTCACCGACCCTGCGCCCTACAGCGCCGCACGCTTCGACTGA
- a CDS encoding gamma-glutamyl-gamma-aminobutyrate hydrolase family protein, with translation MSNSNIGNKQPSLRKPVVLMTMGSQERKGHDYQVMTHKYITPLVEFAGCVPVLVPTCCGTEDLETYLDMADGVYLTGAGSNIDPALYGQDNQTPGKGQDQNRDLFDIPLVKAAIKRGLPIFGICRGMQEINVALGGDIYQKVYAEPGFNDHRENPEDPVDVQYAAVHGVKIKPGSWLRDTLGTDEIRVNSLHGQGLRNLGAGIEPIAHAEDGLVEAIHAPTLSPFLFAVQWHPEWQAAKNPDSIKMFQAFGDACRAQVRKAQVKHHQAA, from the coding sequence ATGTCCAACAGCAACATTGGCAACAAGCAACCCTCCCTGCGCAAACCCGTCGTCCTGATGACCATGGGCAGCCAAGAGCGCAAAGGCCATGACTACCAGGTCATGACCCACAAATACATCACCCCGCTGGTCGAGTTCGCCGGTTGCGTCCCGGTCCTGGTGCCCACCTGCTGCGGCACCGAGGATCTCGAGACTTACCTGGACATGGCCGACGGTGTGTACCTGACCGGTGCCGGCAGCAACATCGACCCGGCGCTCTACGGCCAGGACAACCAGACCCCCGGCAAGGGCCAGGACCAGAACCGCGACCTGTTCGACATCCCACTGGTCAAGGCGGCGATCAAGCGCGGCCTGCCGATCTTCGGCATCTGCCGCGGCATGCAGGAAATCAACGTGGCCCTGGGTGGCGATATCTACCAGAAGGTCTACGCCGAGCCAGGCTTCAACGACCACCGGGAAAACCCGGAAGACCCGGTCGATGTCCAGTACGCGGCGGTCCATGGCGTGAAGATCAAGCCTGGCAGCTGGTTGCGCGACACCCTGGGCACCGACGAGATCCGCGTCAACTCGCTGCATGGCCAGGGCCTGCGCAACCTGGGTGCTGGCATCGAGCCGATCGCCCACGCCGAGGACGGCCTGGTCGAGGCCATTCACGCCCCGACACTCTCGCCCTTCCTGTTCGCGGTGCAGTGGCACCCCGAGTGGCAGGCGGCGAAGAACCCTGACTCGATCAAGATGTTCCAGGCCTTCGGCGACGCCTGCCGCGCGCAGGTTCGCAAGGCCCAGGTCAAGCACCACCAGGCTGCCTGA